A window from Haloplanus rubicundus encodes these proteins:
- a CDS encoding HNH endonuclease: MFGRRSGINSKYDDPSSHDGKYPPDWDARRKAVYERDNYTCQECGRRSGPHAGDGGATLHAHHLTSLRDGGWHHLANLVTVCQYCHDGIHGHPTGSQYDEGEHNALRVLRVVGRVTLRILRRVIR, translated from the coding sequence ATGTTTGGGCGTCGTTCCGGAATCAACTCGAAATACGACGATCCCAGCAGTCACGACGGGAAGTATCCGCCTGACTGGGACGCTCGCCGGAAGGCCGTCTACGAACGCGATAACTACACGTGTCAAGAGTGTGGGCGACGGAGTGGACCTCACGCCGGCGACGGCGGGGCGACTCTCCACGCGCACCACCTAACCTCACTCCGTGACGGCGGGTGGCATCATCTGGCGAACCTCGTGACGGTCTGTCAGTACTGTCACGACGGTATCCACGGCCACCCGACCGGTAGTCAGTACGATGAGGGCGAACACAATGCCCTGCGGGTCCTCCGAGTAGTCGGCAGAGTGACTCTCCGCATTCTCAGGCGTGTGATTCGGTAG
- a CDS encoding DUF3267 domain-containing protein: MDLEVLNDDPGWIEYTIPERKIPLVVLITLVVLGELFFPGVTVWFVENAGRDLGELLLIIAPKLGVLVAMTAIHEGIHYLVSKRQGRSPQFGITLQKTLWLLKEPIPYVVTLQERIPRNEMIKALIAPLIVIDAIALGALLLPLSGDVIYYVKLILVVNTAGSMQDLYNVIRLFRLPGEAIFVNVDDGEIRTFYSLRHNESTAEP; the protein is encoded by the coding sequence ATGGATCTCGAAGTACTCAACGATGATCCTGGCTGGATTGAGTACACAATTCCTGAGCGGAAAATCCCCCTCGTGGTGTTGATCACTCTGGTTGTCTTGGGAGAACTGTTCTTCCCGGGTGTGACGGTCTGGTTTGTTGAAAACGCTGGTCGAGATTTGGGTGAATTGCTACTAATTATCGCTCCTAAGCTGGGTGTTCTCGTGGCAATGACGGCGATCCACGAAGGGATTCATTACCTGGTCAGTAAGAGGCAGGGACGCTCGCCGCAGTTCGGAATCACACTTCAGAAGACGCTCTGGTTGCTCAAAGAGCCGATACCGTACGTTGTTACTCTGCAGGAGCGGATTCCTCGGAATGAGATGATTAAAGCACTCATCGCACCCTTGATTGTGATCGACGCAATCGCGTTGGGCGCGTTATTGTTGCCGCTCTCTGGAGATGTGATCTACTACGTCAAACTCATACTGGTCGTGAACACTGCCGGTTCGATGCAGGACCTATACAACGTGATCAGATTGTTTAGACTACCAGGCGAAGCTATCTTTGTGAACGTCGACGATGGCGAGATTCGAACCTTCTACTCTCTACGGCACAACGAAAGCACAGCCGAACCATGA